The Gracilimonas sp. genome includes a region encoding these proteins:
- a CDS encoding class I SAM-dependent methyltransferase, translating to MHSQYGSRKEVLFESHPNVIVEIGAGYGANFRYLRKGTKVKVVEPNAGFKDVLKYQAGKYGVNLEIYESVAEEIPLSDSSAAMVISSLVLCSVKNMPKVLSEVKRILEPEGKFVYLEHVRAHKHSWVCKIQRMVKSSWKWFFDGCNVTRDTGRIIMMAGFSEIKQDEFQLPTFFVPIRPHIAGIAVK from the coding sequence ATGCATTCACAATACGGTAGCCGTAAAGAAGTTTTATTCGAAAGCCATCCGAATGTAATCGTAGAGATTGGTGCGGGATATGGAGCGAATTTCAGGTATTTAAGAAAAGGAACCAAAGTTAAAGTAGTGGAACCCAATGCCGGGTTTAAAGATGTTCTCAAATACCAGGCCGGAAAATATGGAGTCAATCTGGAAATTTATGAGTCGGTTGCTGAGGAAATACCACTTTCAGATTCCTCTGCTGCAATGGTGATAAGCAGTTTGGTGCTTTGCTCAGTTAAGAACATGCCGAAAGTATTATCTGAGGTGAAAAGGATTCTTGAGCCGGAAGGGAAGTTTGTTTACCTGGAGCATGTAAGGGCGCACAAGCATAGTTGGGTATGCAAGATTCAGCGAATGGTAAAAAGCTCATGGAAGTGGTTTTTTGACGGTTGCAATGTTACCCGTGATACCGGGCGGATTATCATGATGGCCGGATTCAGCGAGATAAAGCAAGATGAATTCCAACTTCCCACCTTTTTTGTTCCCATCAGGCCGCATATAGCAGGTATAGCCGTCAAATAA